In Miniphocaeibacter halophilus, the following proteins share a genomic window:
- a CDS encoding UbiX family flavin prenyltransferase → MKIIVGVTGASGVALAYKILEFLNKIEEVEVHLILSKNAKENFKYETSLDYENVYKFADFVYDNNDLSASIASGSNDFNGMVIIPCSMKTLAGIASGYAENLILRAADVSLKERRKLIIVPRETPLSVIHLRNMKYLAELGVTIIPPMLTFYNNSNTLDEQMDHIVGKVLWQLGIKYDKFKRWKGM, encoded by the coding sequence ATGAAAATTATAGTAGGAGTGACAGGAGCTAGCGGTGTGGCCTTAGCCTATAAAATTTTAGAATTTTTGAATAAAATTGAAGAAGTTGAAGTTCATTTGATTTTATCTAAAAATGCCAAAGAAAATTTTAAATATGAAACATCATTAGATTATGAAAATGTATATAAATTTGCTGATTTTGTATATGACAATAATGATTTATCAGCCAGTATAGCCAGCGGTTCAAATGATTTTAATGGAATGGTTATTATTCCATGCTCAATGAAAACTTTAGCAGGAATTGCTTCCGGTTATGCTGAAAACTTAATTTTAAGAGCAGCAGATGTTTCATTGAAAGAAAGAAGAAAGCTTATAATAGTCCCTAGAGAAACGCCGTTAAGTGTAATTCATTTAAGAAATATGAAATATCTAGCAGAGCTTGGAGTAACAATAATTCCACCAATGCTTACTTTTTATAATAATAGTAATACCTTAGATGAGCAAATGGACCATATTGTAGGAAAGGTTTTATGGCAACTTGGAATAAAATACGATAAATTCAAAAGATGGAAGGGTATGTAA
- a CDS encoding LysR family transcriptional regulator, with the protein MNTDQLEYFLAIVKYKSFTKAANEMFISQSSLSKKIKALENELGLELLNRGKSIIELTHAGKEVYDFAQSFFKEYNKLNKSLDQYRAVSETYIRFASIPILSYYGTSSLLAKFSSENLDKKIYFNIIEMNQEYVMQALNNDEVDIALIRDNSNLVLSNYNFINYYEDEFLLVCNKNHELAHKNTVSYEEIVKYPFILMDKTSTLNDIIINELERRNLKLNIKNIVSRHNLILEMISKDIGISLLPKKLLETSNINNIVSIPLEKPLKNKLILLIKNNKNHTATTKRFWQFCKENIKD; encoded by the coding sequence TTGAATACTGACCAACTGGAATACTTCTTAGCTATTGTAAAATATAAAAGCTTTACAAAAGCTGCCAATGAAATGTTTATTTCTCAATCATCGCTATCTAAAAAAATCAAGGCATTAGAAAATGAACTAGGCCTTGAGTTACTAAATAGAGGAAAATCCATAATAGAATTAACTCATGCCGGAAAAGAGGTATACGACTTTGCACAATCTTTTTTCAAGGAATACAATAAATTAAATAAATCTTTAGACCAATATAGGGCCGTCTCTGAAACTTATATTCGTTTTGCTTCTATTCCAATACTATCTTATTATGGAACCAGTTCTTTATTAGCAAAGTTTAGCAGTGAAAATTTAGATAAAAAAATATATTTCAATATTATTGAAATGAACCAAGAATATGTAATGCAGGCTTTAAATAATGATGAAGTTGATATTGCTCTTATTCGAGATAATTCCAATTTAGTGTTGTCCAATTATAATTTTATAAATTATTATGAAGATGAATTTTTGTTAGTTTGTAATAAAAATCATGAACTAGCCCATAAAAATACTGTTAGCTATGAGGAAATAGTAAAATATCCATTTATTCTCATGGATAAAACTTCTACATTAAATGATATTATTATTAATGAGCTGGAAAGAAGAAATTTGAAGCTAAACATTAAAAATATAGTTTCAAGACATAATCTTATATTAGAAATGATTTCTAAGGATATTGGTATTAGTCTTTTACCAAAAAAATTATTGGAAACAAGTAACATTAATAATATTGTTAGTATACCTTTAGAAAAACCTTTGAAAAATAAGCTTATTCTTTTGATAAAAAACAATAAAAATCATACAGCTACTACAAAAAGATTTTGGCAATTTTGTAAAGAAAATATCAAAGATTAG
- a CDS encoding UbiD family decarboxylase has protein sequence MNFKINDLRTSIEYLKTFPNQILETDVEVDPFAEISGIYRYVGAGGTVKRPTKLGPAMIFNNVKGHENSKVLIGLLASRERVGLLLNEKPEKLGFLLKESLNNPIDPIAVSNNEAKCQEVVHLASDSGFDIRKLIPAPTNTEEDAGPYITMGMCYGTNPINGLSDITIHRLCLQSKDEISMYFVPGRHLDALRMMYEKDNKPMPISISIGVDPAIEIASCFEPPTTPLGFNELSIAGGLRNEPVKLVNCLTVNEKAIANAEYVIEGELIPNRRIREDINTNTGKAMPEFPGYTGSSKPELPVIKVKAVTHRKNPIMQSCIGPSEEHVNMAGIPTEASILILLEKALPGNIKNVYAHPSGGGKYMAIIQFIKRSPSDEGKHRQAALLAFTAFSELKHVILVDEDVDIFDSNDVLWAMNTRFQGDKDIITIPGVSCHPLDPSQTPEYSNSISQVGISCKTIFDCTVPFHLKDKFQRSVFKEVDIKKWIK, from the coding sequence ATGAATTTTAAAATCAATGATTTAAGAACATCTATCGAATATTTGAAAACATTTCCGAATCAAATATTGGAAACAGATGTAGAAGTTGATCCTTTTGCTGAAATATCGGGAATATATAGATACGTTGGAGCCGGCGGTACGGTAAAAAGACCTACAAAATTAGGTCCTGCTATGATTTTTAACAATGTTAAGGGACACGAAAATTCCAAAGTATTAATAGGACTTTTAGCTAGTCGGGAAAGAGTTGGCTTATTGTTAAATGAAAAACCTGAAAAACTTGGTTTTTTATTAAAAGAATCTCTAAATAATCCAATAGATCCTATTGCCGTATCCAATAATGAGGCTAAATGCCAAGAAGTTGTTCACTTAGCTTCTGATAGTGGATTTGATATTAGAAAACTTATTCCTGCACCAACTAATACTGAAGAAGATGCCGGTCCATATATAACAATGGGGATGTGTTACGGAACTAATCCTATAAATGGATTGTCCGATATAACCATACATAGGTTATGTTTACAAAGTAAAGATGAAATTTCCATGTATTTTGTTCCAGGTAGACATTTAGATGCTTTAAGAATGATGTATGAAAAAGACAATAAGCCTATGCCTATATCCATAAGTATAGGAGTTGATCCTGCCATAGAAATTGCTTCTTGTTTTGAACCTCCAACAACTCCCTTAGGTTTTAATGAGCTTTCAATTGCCGGCGGATTAAGAAACGAACCTGTAAAATTAGTAAATTGTTTAACTGTAAATGAAAAGGCTATAGCTAATGCAGAATACGTAATTGAAGGAGAATTAATTCCAAATAGAAGAATTAGAGAAGATATAAATACAAACACCGGAAAGGCCATGCCGGAATTTCCGGGATATACTGGTTCAAGCAAGCCGGAGCTACCTGTAATAAAAGTTAAAGCCGTTACCCATAGAAAAAATCCAATAATGCAATCATGTATTGGCCCTTCTGAAGAACATGTAAACATGGCCGGAATTCCTACTGAAGCCTCTATTTTAATTTTACTGGAAAAAGCTTTACCCGGAAATATAAAGAATGTATATGCCCATCCTTCCGGTGGAGGTAAATATATGGCTATTATCCAGTTTATAAAAAGAAGTCCTTCTGATGAAGGTAAACATAGACAAGCTGCTTTACTTGCCTTTACAGCATTTTCAGAATTGAAGCATGTAATTTTAGTAGATGAAGATGTGGATATTTTTGACTCAAATGACGTACTGTGGGCTATGAATACAAGATTTCAAGGAGATAAAGATATAATTACCATTCCCGGAGTAAGTTGTCATCCCTTAGATCCTTCCCAAACACCGGAATATAGCAATTCAATTTCTCAAGTTGGAATATCCTGTAAAACCATATTTGATTGTACAGTGCCCTTCCATTTAAAAGACAAATTTCAAAGAAGTGTTTTTAAAGAAGTCGATATAAAAAAATGGATTAAGTAA
- a CDS encoding DsrE family protein — MHNIDLVVTLTAHERDSNNVTIAFTMGLTAAQKGYDVELLLLSDAVHLASKGYAEKIDIGEPFKPIKELLPAFLEAGGKIKVCSACMKHNGVAEDSLVEGAEIINADYVVDAIMEAKKSLQLN; from the coding sequence ATGCATAATATAGATTTAGTTGTAACCTTAACGGCTCATGAAAGGGATTCAAACAATGTTACAATTGCTTTTACAATGGGGCTTACTGCAGCACAAAAGGGATATGATGTAGAATTACTACTTCTTTCAGATGCAGTTCATTTAGCTTCAAAGGGATATGCTGAAAAAATAGATATAGGTGAACCGTTTAAACCTATTAAAGAATTATTACCGGCATTTTTAGAAGCTGGTGGAAAAATAAAAGTATGTTCAGCTTGTATGAAACATAATGGAGTAGCTGAAGATAGTCTAGTAGAAGGTGCTGAAATTATTAATGCAGACTATGTAGTAGATGCAATAATGGAAGCTAAAAAATCCTTACAATTAAATTAA
- a CDS encoding VOC family protein has product MKLKWITLLVKNLDESIKFYNEVLNLPIYSKFSAGANKIAMMGDVNKPKIELIEQKDRRFVNFGEGVSIGLGVENLDKTINELEKLGIEISKIISPMENVKFCFINDPNNYKIQLIEEK; this is encoded by the coding sequence ATGAAATTAAAATGGATTACATTATTAGTTAAGAATTTAGATGAGAGTATTAAATTTTATAATGAAGTTTTAAATTTACCAATTTATAGTAAATTTAGCGCCGGTGCTAATAAAATAGCTATGATGGGAGATGTGAATAAGCCTAAAATAGAATTAATAGAACAAAAGGATAGAAGATTTGTAAATTTTGGAGAAGGGGTTTCAATAGGATTAGGAGTAGAGAATTTAGATAAAACAATTAATGAATTAGAGAAATTAGGTATAGAAATATCTAAAATAATATCTCCTATGGAAAATGTTAAGTTTTGCTTTATCAATGATCCGAACAATTATAAAATTCAGTTAATCGAAGAAAAATAA
- a CDS encoding P1 family peptidase, which produces MYSGYLTDIKGIKVGHYSDYENLTGVTVILPPEKTVCGVDVRGGAPGTRETDLLKPENFVENIHGLVLSGGSAYGLDSASGVMKYLEEKNIGLDVGVGKVPIVPAAVIFDLACGNPKIRPNLEMGYSACENASEKENRQGNIGGGTGATVGKILGMDFTMKSGLGSATIKAGELVVSALTICNAFGDIFDYEKNVQIAGCYDKNTKKFKNTMEIYKEVVNQGVGFSKMTNTTISVVATNGIFNKAECMKISSMAHNGYGNSIFPVHTLNDGDTIFTLATGEIKTDVSLVGALASQAIARAVANSIYAAKSVKGFISYNDL; this is translated from the coding sequence ATGTATTCAGGATATTTAACAGATATTAAGGGAATAAAGGTTGGACATTATTCCGACTACGAAAATTTAACAGGTGTTACAGTTATACTTCCACCGGAAAAAACTGTTTGCGGTGTAGATGTTAGAGGAGGAGCACCTGGTACAAGGGAAACGGATTTATTAAAACCTGAAAATTTTGTTGAGAACATTCACGGACTTGTTCTTTCAGGTGGCTCAGCCTATGGACTTGATTCAGCTTCAGGCGTTATGAAGTACTTAGAGGAAAAAAACATAGGTCTTGATGTTGGAGTCGGGAAAGTTCCTATAGTTCCTGCAGCGGTGATTTTTGATTTAGCCTGCGGCAATCCCAAAATAAGACCTAATTTAGAAATGGGTTACTCAGCTTGTGAAAATGCAAGTGAAAAAGAAAATAGACAGGGAAATATTGGAGGAGGAACAGGGGCAACTGTTGGTAAAATCTTAGGAATGGATTTTACAATGAAGTCCGGACTGGGTTCAGCAACTATAAAAGCAGGAGAGCTAGTAGTTTCAGCCTTAACAATTTGCAATGCCTTTGGAGATATTTTCGACTATGAGAAAAATGTTCAAATAGCAGGTTGCTACGATAAAAATACAAAGAAATTCAAAAATACTATGGAGATTTATAAGGAAGTAGTAAACCAAGGAGTTGGATTTTCTAAAATGACCAACACTACTATATCAGTAGTAGCTACTAATGGAATTTTTAACAAAGCAGAATGTATGAAAATTTCATCAATGGCCCATAATGGATATGGTAATAGTATATTTCCCGTTCATACCCTAAATGATGGAGATACTATTTTCACCTTAGCAACAGGGGAGATAAAAACAGACGTTAGTCTTGTTGGCGCCTTGGCCAGTCAAGCTATAGCAAGAGCTGTTGCCAATAGTATATATGCTGCTAAGTCGGTAAAGGGATTTATTTCTTATAATGATTTGTAA
- a CDS encoding haloacid dehalogenase-like hydrolase: protein MSNIIAVIWDFDKTLVDGYMQEPIFNEYGVDSKKFWDEVNKMPKEIYNEQGVNVNKETIYLNKFIRESQEGGKFAGLNNNKLRKLGEKLNFYPGVESFFKQIVNLPNLEENSTWKEYGISIENYIISTGFKEIVKGCSLMKYTKEIWGCEIIEKNNILAEIGYTLDNTTKTRALFEINKGVGFVDNIDVNSKMPEELRRIQFKNMIYIADGPSDVPAFSLMKKNGGATFAVYPRGNKDAFRQVENLRKDGRVDMFAEANYETNSTASMWIINKIEEFANRIIDNSKKKLEESIGDSPKHLT from the coding sequence ATGTCTAATATAATTGCAGTAATATGGGATTTTGATAAAACCTTAGTAGATGGATATATGCAAGAACCGATTTTCAATGAATATGGAGTTGACAGTAAAAAATTTTGGGATGAAGTTAATAAAATGCCGAAAGAAATTTATAATGAACAAGGGGTTAATGTTAATAAGGAGACCATTTACTTAAATAAATTTATTAGAGAATCCCAAGAAGGTGGAAAATTTGCCGGTTTAAATAACAATAAGTTAAGGAAATTAGGGGAGAAGCTTAATTTTTATCCGGGTGTTGAGAGTTTTTTTAAACAAATTGTAAACCTACCTAATTTAGAAGAAAATTCCACTTGGAAAGAATATGGTATTTCCATTGAAAATTATATTATAAGTACAGGTTTTAAGGAAATAGTTAAAGGTTGCAGTCTTATGAAGTACACTAAGGAAATTTGGGGCTGTGAAATTATTGAAAAGAATAATATTTTGGCAGAAATAGGATACACACTAGACAATACTACAAAAACAAGGGCTCTCTTTGAAATTAATAAGGGTGTAGGCTTTGTAGATAATATTGATGTAAATTCTAAAATGCCGGAAGAATTGCGAAGAATTCAATTTAAGAATATGATCTATATTGCAGATGGGCCCAGTGATGTACCGGCTTTTTCCTTAATGAAGAAAAATGGTGGAGCAACTTTTGCAGTTTATCCTAGGGGAAATAAAGATGCTTTTAGACAAGTGGAAAATTTAAGAAAAGATGGTAGAGTCGACATGTTTGCAGAGGCTAATTACGAAACTAACAGTACGGCAAGTATGTGGATTATTAATAAAATAGAAGAATTTGCAAATAGAATTATAGATAATTCTAAGAAAAAATTGGAAGAATCCATTGGCGATTCACCAAAGCATTTAACATAA
- a CDS encoding GNAT family N-acetyltransferase produces the protein MHVELINRNNLDKLYKFEVDNKKYFAEIGFPRKKEYYEYENFLLSSYGLIDEQIRDLGYYYLLMDNCHVIGRINISQIIRRPLNKGELGYRLGKNIQGKGYGTKGVSLVVDLARKKHKLHRLEAGTSSENIPSQRVLEKNGFRKVGIYEKYILINGIWLDNVLYEKIL, from the coding sequence ATGCATGTAGAGTTAATAAATAGAAACAATTTAGATAAATTATATAAATTTGAAGTGGATAATAAAAAATATTTTGCAGAAATTGGATTTCCAAGAAAAAAAGAATATTATGAATATGAAAATTTTTTATTATCATCCTATGGCTTAATAGATGAACAAATAAGAGATTTAGGTTATTATTATTTGTTAATGGATAATTGTCATGTTATTGGCAGAATAAATATCTCACAAATAATTAGAAGGCCATTAAATAAGGGAGAGCTTGGATACCGGTTAGGAAAGAATATTCAAGGTAAGGGGTATGGAACTAAGGGAGTTTCTTTAGTAGTAGACTTAGCAAGAAAAAAACATAAATTACATAGGCTGGAAGCAGGAACTTCTTCAGAAAATATTCCATCTCAAAGAGTTTTGGAGAAAAATGGCTTTCGGAAAGTTGGAATTTATGAAAAGTATATTTTAATAAATGGGATTTGGTTAGACAACGTGCTATATGAAAAAATACTATAA
- a CDS encoding C45 family autoproteolytic acyltransferase/hydolase, which produces MYHSRWKGNHYEAGFKYGQKLYKNKVDLKLGKRVTYEKIDYGKRVLQYYERFYPEIVEEIDGFSKGLEEEFIKVFSFLTTMYIFTYENFCSIIGIKNEDEIILARNSDFNIALEKLTDSAFYNLNEGYSFVGNTTAMIQIEDGINEHGLACGLTFVYPTVKDYGFNAGFIIRYLLEKCKTVEEAVDFLEEVPIGSSQNIIIADKYGKLALIESNPKKKYIVYNKGEDMALYRTNHFASEAMEKYKHKAVDDIYSHRRYETLNNQDYSRYRVDDLVDLLKGNRGFLCQYNRKLGMDTIWSSIYDVKRKEIYRCEGNPSRKKFKKDRRIEFK; this is translated from the coding sequence ATGTATCATTCAAGGTGGAAGGGAAATCATTATGAAGCCGGATTTAAATACGGCCAAAAACTATATAAAAACAAGGTAGATTTAAAGTTGGGAAAAAGAGTAACTTATGAAAAAATAGACTATGGAAAAAGGGTTTTACAATACTATGAGAGATTTTATCCTGAAATAGTTGAGGAAATAGATGGGTTTTCTAAGGGATTAGAGGAAGAGTTTATTAAGGTATTTTCATTTTTAACAACTATGTATATCTTCACCTATGAAAATTTTTGTTCAATAATAGGAATTAAAAACGAAGATGAAATAATTTTAGCTAGAAATTCGGACTTTAATATTGCCTTGGAAAAACTTACTGACAGTGCCTTTTATAATTTAAATGAGGGATATTCCTTTGTTGGAAATACAACTGCCATGATTCAAATAGAAGATGGAATAAATGAGCATGGACTAGCTTGCGGCCTTACTTTTGTCTATCCGACTGTGAAGGATTATGGATTTAATGCAGGTTTTATTATTAGGTATTTATTGGAAAAATGTAAAACTGTTGAAGAAGCTGTAGACTTTTTAGAAGAAGTTCCCATAGGTTCTTCTCAAAATATTATAATTGCTGACAAATATGGTAAACTGGCCTTAATAGAATCAAATCCAAAGAAAAAATATATTGTATATAATAAGGGTGAAGACATGGCTTTATACAGGACCAATCACTTTGCTAGTGAAGCTATGGAAAAATATAAACATAAAGCAGTAGATGATATATACTCCCATAGAAGATATGAAACCTTAAATAATCAGGATTATAGCAGGTATAGAGTCGATGATTTAGTTGATTTACTTAAGGGAAATAGGGGATTTTTATGTCAATACAATAGAAAATTAGGCATGGATACAATTTGGTCTTCAATTTATGATGTAAAGAGAAAAGAAATTTATAGATGTGAGGGAAATCCTAGTAGGAAAAAATTTAAAAAGGATAGGAGAATTGAATTTAAATAA
- a CDS encoding aldo/keto reductase, giving the protein MIYKKTKRISEELSVIGLGTWRFGGTWDNWDENEYIKIIHTAVDKGINMIDTAPLYGNGVSEEIVGKALKGKRDKVFLATKVGRVWDKTGKSSSYNLKKDSILWEMERNLKRLKTDYVDLVHLHWPDHSTPLEETAEALKILKESGKTKYVGLSNFSAKDSKKMMELVGIDSQQNLYNMLERNTIDYRNHKLEYRTEKEIFPIVRKYGQAFFPFIPLFQGLLAGRFLEEGRYYSKNDERYGNPKLTDNNIYPRYLEAVEKLNEIAKELNKPLVQLSLNWLRQKEEITSVIAGVSSVEQLNINLGCLDWEIDEETNRKIEEIIKPFENI; this is encoded by the coding sequence ATGATTTACAAAAAAACTAAGAGAATTTCAGAAGAACTTTCGGTAATAGGACTAGGAACTTGGAGATTTGGTGGAACTTGGGATAATTGGGATGAAAATGAATATATTAAAATTATCCATACAGCTGTAGACAAGGGAATAAATATGATAGACACGGCACCTCTTTATGGAAATGGGGTTTCAGAGGAGATTGTAGGAAAGGCCTTAAAAGGAAAACGAGACAAGGTGTTTTTAGCTACAAAGGTAGGAAGAGTTTGGGACAAAACAGGGAAATCTTCATCCTATAATCTAAAAAAAGACAGTATTTTATGGGAGATGGAAAGAAATCTTAAAAGATTAAAAACAGATTATGTAGACCTAGTTCATCTTCATTGGCCGGACCATAGTACCCCGTTGGAAGAAACGGCAGAAGCATTAAAAATATTAAAAGAGTCCGGGAAAACTAAATATGTAGGATTAAGTAATTTTTCAGCGAAAGATTCAAAAAAAATGATGGAATTAGTTGGAATAGACAGTCAACAAAATCTTTACAATATGTTAGAGAGAAATACCATAGATTATAGGAATCATAAGTTGGAATATAGGACAGAAAAAGAAATCTTTCCAATAGTAAGAAAATATGGACAAGCATTTTTCCCATTTATTCCTTTATTCCAAGGTCTTTTAGCAGGACGTTTTTTAGAAGAAGGAAGATACTATTCTAAAAATGATGAGCGTTATGGTAATCCAAAATTAACTGATAACAATATCTATCCAAGGTATTTAGAAGCAGTGGAGAAATTAAATGAAATTGCTAAGGAATTAAACAAGCCTTTAGTTCAACTTTCTTTAAATTGGTTAAGACAAAAAGAAGAAATAACCAGTGTAATTGCAGGTGTTTCATCAGTAGAGCAACTAAATATTAATTTAGGATGTTTAGATTGGGAAATAGATGAAGAAACCAATAGGAAAATAGAAGAAATAATAAAACCCTTTGAGAATATTTAA
- a CDS encoding sugar O-acetyltransferase: MNMEERMVNGLPYIAEDEGLRKKYNYAQKKIFEFNRSLPHDKIYRENIIKTLFKKTGENFKITPPFYCDYGCNISIGENFYSNFNLTILDVAEVKIGDNVMFGPNVAIYTAGHPIHPENRNTGYEYGISIEIGNNVWLGGNVVINPGIKIGNNVVIGSGSVITKDIPDNVIAAGNSARIIRKVTEEDRKYYFKNREFDIGDV, encoded by the coding sequence ATGAATATGGAAGAAAGAATGGTAAATGGCTTACCATACATTGCTGAAGATGAAGGATTAAGAAAAAAATATAATTATGCACAAAAGAAAATATTTGAATTTAACAGATCATTACCTCACGATAAAATATACAGGGAAAATATAATTAAAACATTATTTAAAAAAACAGGAGAGAATTTTAAAATAACACCTCCTTTCTATTGTGACTATGGTTGTAATATAAGTATAGGTGAGAATTTTTATTCCAATTTTAATTTAACAATACTCGATGTTGCTGAAGTAAAAATTGGAGATAATGTTATGTTTGGACCAAATGTGGCTATATATACAGCAGGACATCCTATACATCCGGAAAATAGAAATACCGGGTATGAATATGGAATATCCATAGAAATAGGTAATAATGTATGGCTAGGCGGTAATGTAGTAATAAATCCAGGTATAAAAATAGGTAATAATGTAGTAATAGGTTCCGGTTCCGTAATAACAAAGGACATACCGGACAATGTAATTGCTGCAGGAAATTCTGCTAGGATTATTCGAAAAGTAACAGAAGAGGACAGGAAATACTATTTTAAAAACAGAGAATTCGATATAGGGGATGTGTAA